Proteins encoded in a region of the Trypanosoma brucei gambiense DAL972 chromosome 11, complete sequence genome:
- a CDS encoding vesicular transport protein (CDC48 homologue),putative, which produces MEGLSSTSLLWLYAFTVYHIYLLIFNLPLVTVTVTVRKYFPLWDMSDQMRRLRRNRRQSDRYFHGSSQRGNGIHERDRGEKSNFTERSRRNGGDDNGLEGSRKRKRAETKQDDDGGEEDTPERLGVIPGITLDDMGGLAREIPIIKELIELPIRSPHLFSRLGADPPCGVLLHGPPGCGKTKLVHAISGSLQVPLFFVSAPEIVSGISGDSEAKLRNLFLDAISAAPSIVFIDEVDTIAGRRDQAQRGMESRIVGQLLTCMDQVAQAWRQHNKVVCVMGATNRPEALDTALRRAGRFDREISLGIPTIDERHSILKIICQKLHLAEDVDFFELANMTPGYVGADLHLLVKEACILAIRQKHNELEEKNKLDDPNAEELVSFVVTRDNMKEAVKRVQPSAMREGFTTIPNVTWDDIGALEDVREELITSILQPIRSPKLHRRFGLDHPVGVLLYGPPGCGKTLVAKAIANQSGANFISIKGPELLNKFVGESERSVRMVFARGRASAPCVLFFDELDALAPRRGSDRANPSSERVVNQLLTEMDGVEGRESVYVIGATNRPDMIDPAMLRPGRLDKMLYVPLPSVEQRASILETHARRYPIDASVDLPSIARDERLQGFSGADLAALMREASLHALKNIYRGATEEMLEQMERDASGEAVANAQLPSVTMEDFEVSMSKVKPSVSAKDRMDYEILHKQLARDAKGPC; this is translated from the coding sequence ATGGAGGGCCTTTCATCTACCTCTTTGTTGTGGTTATATGCCTTTACCGTATAtcacatttatttacttatttttaatttaccGCTGGTCACTGTTACGGTGACTGTTAGAAAATATTTCCCGCTGTGGGATATGTCTGATCAGATGCGGCGGCTCAGGCGGAACAGACGGCAAAGCGACCGGTATTTCCATGGCTCTTCTCAACGGGGAAATGGCATCCATGAAAGGGACCGCGGGGAAAAGAGCAACTTCACAGAACGTAGTCGAAGAAATGGTGGTGACGATAACGGATTGGAGGGTTCCAGGAAACGGAAACGTGCGGAAACCAAACAAGACGATGATGGAGGTGAGGAAGACACACCCGAAAGGCTCGGCGTCATCCCGGGTATTACCCTCGATGACATGGGCGGGCTTGCAAGAGAAATTCCAATAATTAAAGAACTAATTGAATTGCCCATCCGCTCTCCCCATTTATTCAGCCGCTTAGGCGCCGATCCGCCCTGCGGTGTGCTGCTCCATGGACCACCGGGGTGCGGGAAAACGAAGCTTGTGCATGCCATTTCAGGGTCCCTGCAAGTCCCACTCTTTTTCGTGTCCGCTCCCGAAATTGTCTCTGGCATCAGCGGTGATAGCGAGGCCAAACTGCGTAACCTTTTTCTAGATGCCATAAGCGCGGCTCCAAGCATTGTATTCATTGATGAGGTTGACACCATTGCAGGTCGTCGCGATCAGGCGCAGCGGGGTATGGAAAGCCGCATCGTCGGACAACTTCTGACATGCATGGATCAGGTTGCCCAGGCGTGGCGGCAACATAACAAAGTTGTTTGTGTAATGGGGGCTACGAATCGTCCAGAGGCACTTGATACCGCCTTGCGCCGTGCGGGACGTTTCGATCGTGAAATCTCTCTTGGCATCCCCACCATCGACGAACGGCACAGTATCTTAAAAATAATTTGTCAGAAGCTTCATTTGGCAGAGGACGTGGACTTTTTCGAACTGGCGAACATGACACCCGGTTACGTTGGTGCAGATCTTCACCTGCTGGTCAAAGAGGCATGCATTCTTGCAATCCGGCAGAAGCACAACGaactggaggaaaagaataaactGGACGATCCCAACGCCGAGGAACTCGTGTCTTTTGTTGTGACACGTGACAATATGAAGGAGGCCGTCAAGCGCGTGCAGCCAAGCGCAATGAGGGAGGGCTTCACGACGATCCCCAACGTAACATGGGATGATATTGGTGCTCTTGAGGATGTTCGCGAAGAGCTTATCACCAGCATTCTCCAGCCAATTCGGTCGCCAAAGCTTCACCGACGGTTTGGGTTGGATCATCCAGTTGGTGTGCTGCTCTACGGCCCGCCAGGTTGTGGCAAAACACTGGTGGCAAAGGCTATAGCCAACCAGTCAGGCGCCAATTTTATATCCATTAAAGGACCTGAGTTGCTGAATAAATTTGTTGGTGAGAGTGAGCGGAGTGTGCGCATGGTTTTTGCTCGTGGTCGTGCAAGTGCTCCTTGTGTTCTCTTCTTTGATGAGCTGGATGCCCTCGCTCCACGGCGCGGCTCCGATCGGGCAAACCCAAGCAGTGAGCGCGTTGTAAACCAGTTGCTGACAGAAATGGATGGTGTGGAGGGACGTGAAAGTGTGTATGTCATTGGGGCTACTAACCGTCCAGATATGATTGATCCGGCTATGCTTCGTCCTGGGCGCCTGGACAAAATGCTGTATGTTCCACTTCCCTCCGTGGAGCAGCGTGCCTCTATTCTAGAAACACATGCACGCCGTTATCCAATTGACGCGTCGGTGGATCTCCCGAGTATTGCCCGCGATGAGCGCCTCCAGGGGTTTAGTGGTGCTGACTTGGCCGCACTTATGCGGGAGGCCTCCTTGCATGCGCTAAAGAATATCTACCGTGGCGCCACCGAGGAGATGCTGGAGCAAATGGAACGAGACGCCAGTGGTGAGGCAGTGGCGAATGCGCAGCTGCCCTCCGTTACCATGGAGGACTTCGAAGTCAGCATGTCTAAAGTCAAGCCATCTGTTTCAGCAAAGGACAGAATGGATTATGAAATACTGCACAAGCAGCTGGCCCGAGATGCGAAGGGCCCTTGCTGA
- a CDS encoding cysteine desulfurase, putative, which yields MFSGVRVLLCAACGSASAISQGVSSVGGSAGRPFKRDPRPLYLDLQSTTPLDPRVLDKMLPYMTEMYGNPHSRTHSYGWTAEEAVEKARTQVADLIRASPKGVFFTSGATESNNIAIKGVANYNKEKKNHLITLQTEHKCVLDSCRYLEMEGFEVTYLPVEKNGIVNLQKLEEAIRPTTALVSCMYVNNEIGVIQPIDEIGKICRKKKVLFHTDAAQAVGKLDIDVDRDNIDLMSISSHKIYGPKGCGALYMRRRPRVRVRSPVSGGGQERGVRSGTIATPLAVGLGAACELAKVEMKRDSERIAQLSKRLWEGLQKRLTHITLNGDVERRFHGNLNISFACVEGESLLMGMKKVAVSSGSACTSASLEPSYVLRALGIDAENAHTSIRFGIGRFTTEREVDVTVEECARTVERLREMSPLWDLLMEGKSLKDVEWR from the coding sequence atgtttaGTGGTGTTCGCGTACTTCTTTGCGCGGCTTGTGGCTCCGCATCAGCCATCAGTCAGGGAGTCTCGTCGGTTGGAGGCTCCGCTGGAAGGCCTTTTAAAAGGGATCCACGACCGCTATATTTGGATCTGCAGTCAACAACTCCGTTAGATCCACGGGTACTCGATAAGATGCTGCCTTACATGACTGAAATGTATGGCAACCCACACAGCCGTACACACAGTTATGGTTGGACTGCTGAGGAGGCCGTTGAGAAGGCGCGGACGCAAGTGGCAGATTTAATTCGGGCGAGTCCCAagggtgttttttttactagcGGCGCAACGGAGTCCAACAATATTGCCATAAAAGGTGTAGCCAActacaacaaagaaaagaaaaaccaccTCATAACCCTTCAAACAGAACACAAGTGTGTTTTGGACTCCTGCCGCTACTTGGAAATGGAGGGTTTCGAGGTAACGTACCTTCCCgttgaaaaaaatgggaTTGTGAACCTACAGAAACTTGAGGAAGCTATCCGTCCCACAACAGCGCTCGTTTCTTGCATGTATGTGAACAATGAAATTGGTGTCATTCAACCCATTGACGAAATCGGGAAGATAtgcaggaaaaagaaggtccTCTTTCATACTGATGCCGCGCAGGCGGTGGGAAAGTTGGATATTGATGTGGATCGGGATAACATTGACCTCATGTCAATATCATCGCACAAAATATACGGACCGAAGGGCTGCGGTGCCCTCTACATGCGACGCCGTCCGCGCGTCCGTGTGCGATCACCAGTGAGTGGTGGTGGACAGGAGCGTGGTGTGCGTAGCGGCACTATAGCCACACCACTTGCAGTGGGATTGGGTGCAGCGTGTGAGCTAGCAAAGGTAGAGATGAAGCGTGATTCAGAGCGCATCGCCCAACTTAGTAAGCGATTATGGGAGGGTTTGCAGAAGCGCTTAACACACATCACACTCAATGGTGATGTTGAGCGCCGATTTCACGGAAACCTTAACATTAGTTTTGCCTGTGTGGAAGGTGAGAGTTTACTAATGGGCATGAAGAAGGTAGCGGTCTCGAGTGGAAGTGCATGCACAAGCGCCTCTCTAGAGCCAAGTTATGTTTTGCGTGCACTCGGTATTGATGCTGAGAATGCACACACCTCCATTCGATTTGGTATCGGTCGCTTCACTACTGAGCGAGAGGTGGATGTTACGGTTGAGGAATGTGCCCGCACTGTGGAAAGGTTGCGTGAAATGTCGCCACTGTGGGACTTGCtgatggaaggaaagagcCTTAAAGACGTGGAGTGGCGGTAG
- a CDS encoding vesicular-fusion protein SEC18, putative, giving the protein MIVKTTVSKRQAFRTLNPLSSLFLLCACVACLYSVNLGAASYHPGGPAKYSNYQRLEILWITGCTRPVLTERGRQTISCFSDLNSFHPVQLTVRGRGFPQLGNLSIVLEEHTPIPHHGGEEDLDLISMPCLHVRPSSLFPRQILSCTLLNPMDSLRHKPLWLERLTTRSTWMNLKLLQTVTSDNSNKTTTVTLASVPRAVELDLTPYGNGSHSGGEEDEEEDAEDPLEYMFRRVRHSAMNDEWVSLGIGGLSEQLHELFRRVFLSRTRQLRGVVESLNIPPVRGVLLHGPPGTGKTLIARMIAKLEGKGTRVTIVNAADIISKYVGDSEKNLRRLFDANNMWGDDDDEDEHGGTRHASGADEETANSKRLHIVIMDELDALFKRRADLGEESSTKAVYDGLTNQFLTIMDGVNKARNILIIGLTNRLHAIDRALLRPGRFEVVIEVPLPDVKGRREMFFIHTRELRDKDFLAEDVSLDILADRTGGFSGADVAGTVRAAVSHALLRFRDSSLNTSFPTGDIGIEDELSGAATEHFKVTSSDFQLALRDVWDSKAQVNGGQDLAGDGKGLDSAVDKLVDFDGTISRGMGVVRRLMRSIQHSQITNAAVVVIHGSSGSGKTVFARNVVSSIRFSVTKFLTGRELSGRAARDIQEVIDALRDAGAFKGDYCLVVDNVERYVRSGDSGAADALRSAINEFKSVSSSGLFPHSEWDVSQPRRKRLLIITTAEEEVLQGALGSVEYDVRLNLQPIRREGVLKLLHHYGILPQTAKLPNEVVRAYPTSLTYRQFLRITDLALWRAHEEHHRTAETTSTGEAESMETSLYSSLNELFTKGGPQRSGGDHHSPPVLTESQQAELAAAIRDVASEMGISDAFDGVLNADGSIHGEEMY; this is encoded by the coding sequence ATGATAGTCAAGACCACAGTTAGCAAAAGGCAAGCGTTTCGCACGCTAAATCCACTTTCATCactgtttcttctttgcgcGTGCGTGGCGTGTCTCTACAGCGTTAATCTGGGTGCGGCTTCATATCATCCCGGCGGTCCTGCAAAATATAGCAATTATCAAAGATTAGAGATATTGTGGATTACCGGCTGCACTAGGCCTGTGCTAACGGAAAGGGGTCGCCAGACGATTTCGTGCTTCTCTGACTTAAATTCATTTCATCCGGTACAACTCACCGTTCGGGGGCGCGGTTTCCCACAGCTGGGGAACTTAAGCATAGTTCTGGAGGAACACACACCAATACCACATCATGGAGGTGAGGAGGATCTTGATTTAATTTCCATGCCGTGTCTTCATGTGAGGCCCTCTAGTCTGTTCCCGCGGCAGATCTTGTCGTGTACCCTTCTTAATCCCATGGATAGTTTGAGGCATAAACCGCTGTGGTTGGAACGGCTGACCACACGGAGCACTTGGATGAACCTGAAATTGCTTCAAACTGTAACGAGTGACAACTCTAACAAGACTACAACTGTTACGCTTgcctccgtcccccgtgcaGTGGAGTTGGACCTCACGCCGTATGGCAATGGATCGCACTCGGGCGGtgaggaggatgaagaggaggatgcCGAAGACCCCTTAGAATATATGTTCCGTAGAGTCCGACACTCTGCAATGAATGATGAGTGGGTTTCTCTTGGTATTGGAGGATTGAGTGAGCAACTACATGAGCTTTTCCGTCGCGTTTTCTTGAGTAGGACGCGGCAACTCCGTGGGGTGGTGGAATCACTTAATATTCCGCCTGTACGTGGAGTACTCCTCCATGGGCCGCCGGGAACCGGTAAGACTCTTATTGCTCGTATGATTGCCAAGCTGGAAGGTAAAGGGACGAGGGTAACTATTGTCAACGCGGCTGACATTATTTCCAAGTACGTTGGTGACTCCGAAAAGAACCTTCGGAGGCTATTTGACGCTAACAACATGTGGggcgatgatgatgatgaggatgagcACGGGGGAACACGACATGCTTCTGGTGCTGATGAAGAAACTGCAAACAGCAAGAGGTTGCACATTGTCATTATGGATGAACTCGATGCACTCTTTAAACGGCGTGCAGATTTGGGGGAGGAAAGCTCCACGAAGGCTGTGTATGATGGACTAACTAACCAATTTctaaccatcatggacggcGTGAATAAAGCAAGGAATATACTTATTATTGGATTGACGAACAGGTTACATGCTATTGACCGTGCACTTCTCCGCCCAGGTCGGTTTGAAGTTGTCATTGAGGTTCCCCTACCTGATGTTAAGGGTCGAAGAGAGATGTTTTTTATCCACACACGGGAACTACGGGATAAGGATTTTCTTGCAGAAGATGTCAGCTTGGATATACTGGCAGACCGAACAGGTGGATTTTCTGGTGCCGATGTTGCTGGCACGGTTCGTGCGGCGGTCAGTCACGCATTGTTACGGTTCCGCGATAGTTCTCTCAACACAAGCTTCCCCACCGGGGATATTGGTATTGAGGATGAACTCTCTGGCGCAGCGACTGAGCATTTTAAAGTTACCAGTAGCGATTTTCAACTTGCGTTGAGGGATGTATGGGACTCAAAGGCGCAGGTAAACGGTGGTCAAGATCTTGCCGGCGACGGTAAGGGACTGGATAGCGCTGTTGATAAGCTTGTGGATTTTGACGGAACGATATCTCGCGGGATGGGTGTAGTTCGGCGGTTGATGCGTAGTATTCAGCACAGCCAAATTACAAATGCGGCTGTAGTTGTTATTCATGGCTCCAGCGGCTCAGGAAAGACTGTGTTTGCAAGAAATGTGGTGAGCAGCATTCGCTTTAGCGTGACGAAGTTTCTCACAGGGCGCGAGCTCAGCGGGCGAGCCGCGAGGGACATCCAGGAGGTCATCGATGCACTCCGTGACGCCGGTGCCTTTAAAGGGGATTACTGTTTAGTTGTTGACAATGTTGAACGGTACGTTCGCAGTGGTGACTCGGGTGCAGCGGATGCATTGAGGTCTGCTATTAACGAGTTCAAGTCGGTGTCGAGTTCCGGGTTGTTCCCTCACAGTGAGTGGGATGTGTCTCAGCCTCGAAGGAAGCGATTGTTGATCATTACTACAGCTGAGGAAGAGGTTCTTCAGGGTGCTCTGGGTTCAGTGGAGTACGATGTAAGGCTCAACCTGCAGCCTATTCGCCGCGAGGGCGTCCTTAAGTTGCTTCATCACTATGGTATCCTTCCTCAGACGGCTAAACTGCCGAATGAAGTGGTTCGTGCGTACCCCACATCACTAACTTATCGTCAATTCCTACGCATCACTGATCTTGCCTTGTGGAGGGCGCATGAAGAGCATCATCGCACTGCAGAAACCACGTCAACGGGTGAGGCTGAGAGTATGGAAACCTCTTTGTATTCTTCACTTAACGAGCTTTTCACCAAAGGAGGACCGCAGCGAAGTGGGGGAGATCATCACTCACCCCCGGTTCTCACGGAGAGTCAACAGGCGGAGTTGGCTGCCGCGATTAGGGACGTTGCATCGGAAATGGGCATATCAGACGCTTTTGATGGTGTTTTGAACGCCGATGGTTCCATTCACGGGGAGGAAATGTACTGA
- a CDS encoding MRP1, putative, which produces MIRLACLRGPAMRSAWSRGASTFSGVQSLPKFEIHDVRDDPALGTMTRVAVDGKLLLISQYPQLGPRKVDPNDLSPQFDADRRISVRLRHVDLAYLVGVCKERVPRHRMETKAYTLDFEKSAQGYHLHGKVHRVASQRMEDWSVKFDNHFAVTLEHFLESALDESFGFRQHYATRAAEGGEKIAATSSAEGGARRKRSVSDTSRYH; this is translated from the coding sequence ATGATTCGACTCGCATGCCTGCGTGGACCGGCCATGCGCTCAGCCTGGTCTCGTGGCGCTTCTACTTTTTCCGGCGTTCAGTCACTGCCTAAATTTGAAATTCACGACGTGCGGGATGACCCTGCGCTCGGAACAATGACGCGTGTTGCCGTTGATGGGAAGCTGCTTCTCATTTCTCAGTACCCACAACTGGGCCCACGCAAAGTGGATCCAAATGATTTAAGTCCTCAGTTTGATGCGGACCGTCGCATTTCCGTAAGGCTGCGTCATGTAGACCTTGCGTATCTTGTCGGCGTATGTAAGGAGCGGGTGCCACGTCATCGCATGGAAACAAAGGCGTATACGCTCGATTTTGAGAAGTCTGCACAGGGGTATCACCTTCACGGGAAGGTGCATCGCGTGGCCTCGCAGCGGATGGAGGACTGGTCTGTTAAATTTGATAACCATTTCGCCGTGACGTTGGAGCACTTTTTGGAGAGTGCATTGGACGAGAGCTTCGGGTTTCGTCAGCACTATGCCACGCGGGCCGCagagggaggggagaaaattGCAGCGACATCTTCAGCGGAGGGAGGCGCAAGGCGGAAGCGATCTGTAAGTGACACATCGCGATACCATTAA